A window of Ruania suaedae contains these coding sequences:
- a CDS encoding class I SAM-dependent DNA methyltransferase codes for MMASDAIVVGEDWISEHYLSSDAKGTFKARVTDRRKEWDAAAKDGHDTTRSRFLATRQDLLRTFAGLDESGPGPLTGLYENLRTVLGYDALGLATERTGPVLAISSPGLTDGAPLVIIEATAAHDVTELLAKDEPTLLTPYALEDGEEITSVARLLSHLFVSDDAPEFALVLAGGLALVAEKVRWAEGRYLAIDLQVVAERGDDARGSETDRALTCLDARSLAPGTEGSIWWHEVLEESVKHTVGVSQDLREGVRLSIEIIANEVVRRRAAQALPPLPDEQAQPLAKQSLRFLYRILFLLYAEASPELGVLPTGDPVYERGYSLDRLRELTLVEIVDDRDAAGTHLYDSLALLFRMVDQGSPQPREPEPDTEDGTATALVFRPLKADLFENAATALIDETGLGNRALQQVLQHLLLSKERKGRDRGFISYAELGINQLGAVYEGLMSYTGFFASEDLYEVAKDGNGEKGSWVVPVDRADGISRKDFLYTTDPVTGEQTPVLHERGTFVFRLAGRERQQSASYYTPEVLTRFTVSQALAELLDQPDADGNERRTTAREILDLTVCEPALGSGAFAIEAVRQLAAEYLTRRQEETGERIDPDDYPRELQKVKAYLALHQVYGVDLNATAVELAEISLWLDTMGEGLAAPWFGLHLRRGNSLIGARRAVYARHQLAKRAWLKSVPDDAPLSSGLGLTSGGVDGRIHHFLLPAAGWGSAVEAKEAKELAPEALHRLKDWRRSVMAKPNGTQEKALVNLGHRVEALWDLAHRRLQIAEQEIRRSIDIWGADDLPVGGAVTRGQIESALADANGAYRRLRLVMDAWCALWFWPLTDELTTTTVDGEIERIQPPTLDQWIAGLRAVLGTHVEAGATGSGRRWRGGDQTLAAGVTWDELGDVERLDLGFANAVSPDRFLADHPWLRVCQQIAERQGFFHWELDFAPVFAERGGFDLQVGNPPWVRPRSDVEALLAEGDPWWQLKGKATQSEVKMRRAQTLSLSGLESLVIDGTADVAVTAAYVGDGANYPHLVGLQPDLYRCFMAQVWQHQSTHGISALIHLESHFTDEKGGQLRAATYERLRRHWQFINEYLLFEIEDHKRYGVHVYGKNREPKFLQAASIYHPSTVERSLEHDGSGPEPGIKDSEGRWDASPHSFRIVRVDREVLQTWHELLESDDVPLLMTRMVYAVNGSTATVLDKIAEAPRIVELDLTFSRGWDESIDRRKGFFDSEWGEPTSWREAILQGPHLHVAIPAFKTPNRTMKHNQDWSAVDLEALEPDAIPATSYKPRGDRAEYDRAYTHWTRDVVLGPDGQPVDPVPTVDPRYVRHVETATRGDGTTARTETISARGFYRLAWRRMAANTGERTLIPALIPPGAAHVDGVFSAVAQSSLDLVTLAGFAGSLVLDFVTRAVPKGDIRAGSFSRLPMVAESPYAEGIRLRTLRLSCVSRAYADLWAECYAPVFREDRWTGLPERTGWVDLGDVGPDWTPETPLRRAEDRRQAMLEIDALVALSLGLTADELCTIYRTQFPVLYGYDRNRDHYDANGRLVPNEVLSVWRKKGQNEGRYTDDDLTATHPGSGVDYLYELPFETLDREAHMRRAYAQFERVVVGSKEDSRS; via the coding sequence ATGATGGCCAGCGACGCGATCGTCGTCGGAGAGGACTGGATCAGTGAGCACTATCTCTCCTCCGACGCCAAGGGCACCTTCAAGGCACGCGTGACCGACCGCCGCAAGGAATGGGACGCCGCCGCCAAAGACGGCCACGACACCACCAGATCGCGGTTCCTCGCCACCCGCCAGGACCTCCTGCGCACCTTCGCCGGACTCGACGAGAGCGGCCCCGGCCCTCTTACCGGCCTCTACGAGAACCTGCGCACCGTCCTCGGCTACGACGCCCTGGGCCTGGCCACCGAGCGCACCGGCCCGGTCCTCGCCATCAGTTCCCCGGGCCTGACCGACGGCGCCCCACTAGTCATCATCGAAGCCACCGCCGCTCATGACGTTACCGAACTGCTCGCCAAGGACGAACCCACCCTCCTCACTCCCTACGCGCTGGAGGACGGCGAGGAGATCACCTCCGTCGCACGCCTCCTCTCGCACCTGTTCGTCTCCGACGACGCACCCGAGTTCGCCCTCGTCCTCGCCGGTGGCCTGGCACTCGTCGCCGAGAAGGTCCGCTGGGCCGAGGGCCGCTACCTCGCCATCGACCTGCAGGTGGTCGCCGAACGCGGCGACGACGCGCGCGGCAGTGAGACCGACCGCGCCCTCACCTGCCTGGACGCGCGCTCCCTCGCCCCGGGCACCGAGGGCAGCATCTGGTGGCACGAGGTGCTCGAAGAATCCGTCAAACACACCGTCGGCGTCTCCCAGGACCTGCGCGAAGGCGTCCGCCTCTCCATTGAGATCATCGCCAACGAGGTCGTCCGCCGCCGCGCCGCCCAAGCGCTTCCACCGCTGCCGGACGAGCAGGCACAGCCCTTGGCCAAACAGTCCCTGCGATTCCTCTACCGCATCCTCTTCCTCCTCTACGCTGAGGCCTCCCCAGAACTCGGCGTGCTCCCCACGGGCGATCCCGTGTACGAGCGCGGCTACAGCCTCGACCGGCTCCGCGAGCTCACCCTTGTCGAGATTGTCGACGACCGCGACGCCGCCGGCACCCACCTCTACGACTCGCTGGCCCTCCTGTTCCGCATGGTCGACCAGGGCAGCCCCCAACCCCGCGAACCGGAACCAGACACCGAAGACGGGACCGCCACGGCCCTCGTCTTCCGCCCCCTCAAGGCCGACCTGTTCGAGAACGCCGCCACCGCCCTCATCGACGAGACCGGCCTCGGCAACCGGGCACTCCAGCAGGTCCTGCAGCACCTACTGCTGTCCAAGGAGCGCAAGGGCCGAGACCGCGGCTTCATCTCCTACGCCGAACTCGGCATCAACCAGCTTGGAGCCGTCTATGAGGGGCTGATGAGCTACACCGGCTTCTTCGCCTCCGAGGACCTCTACGAGGTCGCCAAGGACGGCAACGGCGAGAAGGGCTCCTGGGTGGTCCCCGTCGACCGTGCCGACGGCATCTCACGGAAGGACTTTCTTTACACGACTGATCCTGTCACGGGGGAGCAGACCCCCGTCCTCCACGAGCGTGGCACGTTCGTCTTCCGCCTGGCCGGCCGCGAACGCCAGCAGTCCGCCTCCTACTACACCCCGGAGGTGCTCACCCGCTTCACTGTCTCCCAGGCCCTGGCCGAACTCCTCGACCAACCGGACGCAGACGGGAACGAACGCCGCACCACCGCCCGGGAGATCCTCGACCTCACCGTCTGCGAACCGGCCCTCGGCTCCGGAGCATTCGCCATCGAGGCCGTCCGCCAGCTCGCCGCTGAGTATCTGACCCGCCGCCAGGAGGAAACCGGCGAGCGGATCGACCCCGATGACTACCCCCGCGAACTCCAGAAGGTCAAGGCCTACCTCGCCCTGCACCAAGTCTACGGAGTCGACCTGAACGCCACCGCCGTCGAACTCGCCGAGATCTCCCTCTGGCTCGACACCATGGGCGAAGGCCTCGCCGCTCCCTGGTTCGGCCTGCACCTGCGCCGCGGCAACAGCCTCATCGGCGCCCGGCGCGCCGTGTACGCCCGCCATCAGCTCGCCAAGCGAGCCTGGCTCAAGTCAGTTCCCGACGACGCCCCCTTGAGTTCCGGACTCGGCCTCACCTCCGGCGGGGTCGACGGCCGTATCCACCACTTCCTCCTCCCGGCCGCCGGGTGGGGGAGCGCGGTGGAGGCGAAGGAAGCCAAGGAGTTGGCGCCCGAGGCGCTGCATCGATTGAAGGACTGGCGCCGGTCAGTCATGGCGAAGCCCAATGGGACGCAGGAGAAGGCCCTGGTCAACCTCGGTCATCGGGTCGAGGCACTGTGGGATCTTGCCCACCGCCGGCTGCAGATCGCCGAGCAGGAGATCCGCCGCTCTATCGACATCTGGGGCGCGGACGACCTTCCGGTGGGCGGTGCCGTGACGCGAGGGCAGATCGAGTCAGCGCTCGCGGACGCGAACGGCGCCTACCGCCGGCTCCGCCTCGTCATGGATGCCTGGTGTGCTCTGTGGTTCTGGCCGCTCACCGACGAACTGACCACCACGACGGTGGACGGCGAGATCGAACGGATCCAGCCGCCGACCCTGGATCAGTGGATCGCCGGACTGCGCGCCGTGCTGGGAACGCACGTGGAAGCAGGCGCGACCGGAAGCGGCCGACGCTGGCGCGGGGGAGACCAGACCCTCGCCGCAGGCGTCACATGGGACGAGCTCGGCGACGTCGAACGCCTCGACCTCGGCTTCGCGAACGCAGTCTCGCCGGATCGTTTCCTCGCCGACCATCCGTGGCTGCGCGTCTGCCAGCAGATAGCCGAACGCCAAGGCTTCTTCCACTGGGAGCTCGACTTCGCGCCGGTGTTCGCCGAGCGCGGCGGGTTCGACCTCCAGGTCGGTAACCCGCCGTGGGTGCGCCCGCGTTCGGATGTCGAGGCCCTGCTGGCCGAGGGGGATCCGTGGTGGCAACTGAAGGGTAAAGCGACGCAGTCGGAGGTCAAAATGCGACGCGCACAGACCTTGTCGCTCTCTGGTCTCGAATCGCTCGTCATCGATGGAACCGCCGACGTTGCTGTCACCGCAGCGTATGTCGGCGACGGAGCGAACTACCCCCACTTGGTGGGGTTGCAGCCGGATCTCTATCGCTGCTTTATGGCGCAGGTGTGGCAACATCAGTCCACGCACGGCATCTCGGCACTCATTCACCTGGAGTCGCACTTCACGGACGAGAAGGGCGGCCAGCTCCGTGCGGCGACCTACGAGCGGCTGCGACGCCACTGGCAGTTCATCAACGAGTATCTGCTCTTCGAGATCGAAGATCACAAGCGCTACGGCGTCCATGTGTACGGAAAGAATCGCGAGCCTAAGTTTCTTCAGGCCGCATCGATATACCACCCGTCGACCGTGGAGCGGTCACTGGAACATGATGGATCCGGCCCCGAGCCAGGTATCAAAGACTCGGAAGGTCGATGGGATGCGAGCCCCCACAGCTTTCGGATCGTCCGGGTCGACCGTGAAGTCCTCCAGACGTGGCACGAGTTGCTCGAGAGCGACGACGTACCGCTCCTCATGACGCGAATGGTGTACGCCGTGAACGGCTCGACAGCCACAGTGCTAGACAAAATCGCCGAGGCACCGCGCATTGTCGAACTGGACCTCACCTTTTCGCGCGGATGGGATGAGTCGATCGATCGTCGTAAAGGATTCTTCGACTCGGAGTGGGGGGAGCCTACGTCCTGGCGCGAGGCAATCCTGCAAGGGCCCCATCTGCATGTAGCGATTCCAGCATTCAAGACACCGAACCGCACGATGAAGCACAATCAGGATTGGTCTGCGGTCGACCTGGAGGCGCTCGAGCCTGACGCAATCCCTGCCACGTCGTACAAGCCGCGCGGCGACAGGGCCGAGTACGACCGTGCCTACACCCACTGGACCCGCGACGTCGTCCTCGGCCCCGACGGCCAACCCGTCGACCCAGTTCCCACGGTCGACCCCCGCTACGTCCGCCACGTCGAGACCGCAACCCGCGGCGACGGCACCACCGCCCGCACCGAAACCATCTCCGCCCGCGGCTTCTACCGCCTGGCATGGCGCCGCATGGCCGCCAACACCGGTGAACGAACGCTGATACCCGCGCTTATCCCGCCCGGGGCCGCACATGTTGATGGCGTCTTCAGTGCTGTTGCGCAGTCATCGCTTGACTTGGTGACTCTGGCAGGGTTTGCAGGTTCTCTCGTTCTCGACTTCGTCACGCGTGCGGTACCCAAGGGAGACATCAGGGCCGGTTCGTTCAGTCGGCTGCCGATGGTCGCAGAGAGCCCATACGCCGAAGGGATCCGATTGCGAACGCTGCGACTAAGTTGTGTCAGTCGCGCCTACGCCGACCTCTGGGCTGAGTGCTACGCCCCAGTGTTCCGCGAGGACCGATGGACCGGGCTACCGGAGCGGACGGGCTGGGTCGACCTGGGCGACGTCGGCCCGGACTGGACTCCGGAGACTCCGCTGCGCCGGGCTGAGGACCGCCGCCAGGCCATGCTGGAGATCGATGCCCTGGTCGCTTTGTCGCTCGGTCTGACCGCCGACGAACTGTGCACCATCTACCGCACCCAGTTCCCGGTGCTGTACGGCTACGACCGCAACCGCGACCATTACGACGCCAACGGCCGCCTCGTCCCCAACGAGGTCCTGTCCGTCTGGCGCAAGAAGGGCCAGAACGAGGGCCGCTACACCGACGACGACCTCACCGCCACCCACCCCGGCAGCGGCGTCGACTACCTCTACGAGCTCCCCTTCGAAACCCTCGACCGTGAGGCCCACATGCGTCGAGCTTACGCTCAGTTTGAAAGAGTTGTTGTAGGCTCAAAGGAGGATTCTCGATCTTGA
- a CDS encoding helicase-related protein, translated as MSTSTNPPTAPARPDSGPRPFTGAPGSVMVARDEEWLVTAVEPAAPDPATNEPTYFVHGIGLTGITKDTEAVFWTQIDPITLSDPRATQVVGDDSPGHRRSRLWLEAILRKTPVPIAEPGLTTAHQALADPLEYQYAAVRKALDPENLRPRILLADAVGLGKTLEIGMILAELVRRGRGDRILVVTPKHVLEQMQFELWTRFALPFVRLDSTGIQRIRQKLPAGRNPFTFFKRVIISIDTLKSDKYINHLRRHRWDAVVIDESHNVTNTASQNNRLASLLSQRTDALILASATPHNGRKESFNELIRMLEPSAVTPEGDLVPEQVERLIIRRHRHHPDVAGVVGADWAERQPPNNRLVPASDIENEIAAELEHTWLWPATGASPYSGTNKSLFPWTLAKAFLSSPAALAQTVTERIRRLGTNPTVDQQRELTALSNLADLAERAENGTSAKYDALVDHLTQIGIARTAPTRVVVFAERIATLHWLQQRLTRDLRLAADQVQIMHGGLTDEEQQDLVESFKLGSSPIRVLVTGDVASEGVNLHTQCHHLVHFDIPWSLIRIEQRNGRIDRYGQKHRPQITTLLLSPSTERFGGDIRVLTRLVEREHEAHTALGDSASLMGNYDVKREEDAIREVLAGTKELDDVVRTVEEVRQADDVEGFLARLMAVGSSEQPTTAKPTSTGQVTTAATTAAMYDDARTFLEDALEEFVLTPGAPPPNGVAWQMHPRHGIASMDLSGKHTRDLRQRLEVLPQSYLRQRRVTETFRLATTPAAGTNALIQARQDESTSTWPEAHYLAPLHPVLEWAADRSLAALGRDQVFAVRGDVEDPTVLLQATLTNARGQVIATSYTHVAFPAAPSTAQAYPQPFPSAQAAINDLALADVNTGAVPGAARLQPFIAAAVDAATQATALQIDAIADATRDRIQRWRDRSERWLADSHALVQRSELKSRTRLVAEEEELAQQMNPERTLVRPLLVVVPNGDIDHLLPASQGGE; from the coding sequence GTGAGCACTAGCACCAACCCGCCCACCGCCCCTGCACGCCCCGACTCAGGCCCACGGCCCTTCACCGGGGCCCCCGGCTCCGTGATGGTCGCCCGCGACGAAGAGTGGCTCGTCACCGCCGTCGAGCCCGCCGCCCCGGACCCCGCCACGAACGAGCCCACCTATTTCGTCCACGGCATCGGCCTGACCGGCATCACCAAGGACACCGAGGCCGTCTTCTGGACCCAGATCGACCCCATCACCCTTTCCGACCCGCGCGCCACCCAGGTCGTTGGAGACGACTCACCCGGCCATCGCCGCAGCCGCCTCTGGCTCGAAGCCATCCTCCGCAAGACGCCGGTCCCGATCGCCGAACCGGGCCTCACCACCGCGCACCAGGCCCTCGCCGACCCGCTCGAGTACCAGTACGCCGCCGTCCGCAAGGCCCTCGACCCGGAGAACCTCCGCCCCCGCATCCTCCTCGCCGACGCCGTCGGCCTCGGCAAGACCCTTGAGATCGGCATGATCCTCGCCGAGCTCGTCCGCCGCGGCCGCGGCGACCGCATCCTCGTCGTCACCCCCAAGCACGTCCTCGAACAGATGCAGTTCGAGCTCTGGACCCGCTTCGCCCTACCGTTCGTCCGTCTGGACTCCACCGGCATCCAGCGCATCCGCCAGAAGCTCCCGGCCGGCCGCAACCCGTTCACCTTCTTCAAGCGCGTCATTATCTCCATCGACACGCTCAAGTCCGACAAGTACATCAACCACCTGCGCCGGCACCGCTGGGACGCGGTCGTCATCGACGAGTCTCACAACGTCACCAACACCGCCAGCCAGAACAACCGCCTCGCCAGCCTGCTCTCCCAGCGCACCGACGCGCTGATCCTCGCCAGCGCCACCCCGCACAACGGCCGCAAGGAATCCTTCAACGAACTCATCCGCATGCTCGAACCCAGCGCCGTCACCCCCGAGGGAGACCTCGTTCCGGAGCAGGTCGAGCGCCTCATCATCCGCCGCCACCGCCACCACCCCGACGTCGCCGGCGTGGTTGGCGCGGACTGGGCCGAGCGCCAACCCCCGAACAACCGGCTCGTCCCCGCCTCCGATATCGAGAACGAGATCGCCGCCGAACTCGAGCACACCTGGCTCTGGCCCGCCACGGGCGCCAGCCCCTACTCCGGCACCAACAAGTCCCTCTTCCCGTGGACCCTCGCCAAGGCCTTCCTCTCCAGCCCCGCCGCCCTCGCCCAGACCGTCACTGAGCGCATCCGCCGCCTCGGCACGAACCCCACCGTCGACCAGCAGCGCGAACTCACCGCACTGAGCAACCTGGCAGACCTCGCCGAACGCGCCGAGAACGGCACCAGCGCCAAGTACGACGCCCTCGTCGACCACCTCACCCAGATCGGCATCGCCCGCACCGCCCCCACCCGCGTGGTCGTCTTCGCCGAACGCATCGCCACCCTCCACTGGCTCCAGCAGCGCCTCACCCGCGACCTCCGACTCGCCGCCGACCAGGTCCAGATCATGCACGGCGGCCTCACCGACGAGGAGCAACAGGACCTCGTCGAGTCCTTCAAGCTCGGGTCCTCCCCGATCCGTGTCCTCGTCACCGGCGACGTCGCCTCCGAGGGCGTCAACCTGCACACCCAGTGCCACCACCTCGTCCACTTCGACATCCCCTGGTCGCTGATCCGCATCGAGCAGCGCAACGGCCGCATCGACCGGTACGGCCAGAAGCACCGCCCGCAGATCACCACCCTCCTCCTCAGCCCCTCCACCGAACGCTTCGGCGGCGACATTCGCGTCCTCACCCGCCTCGTCGAGCGCGAGCACGAGGCCCACACGGCCCTCGGCGACTCCGCCTCCCTCATGGGCAACTACGACGTCAAGCGGGAAGAAGACGCCATCCGCGAGGTGCTCGCCGGCACCAAGGAGTTGGACGACGTCGTCCGTACCGTCGAGGAGGTCCGCCAGGCCGACGATGTGGAGGGTTTCCTCGCCCGCCTGATGGCGGTCGGTTCGAGCGAGCAGCCCACGACGGCGAAGCCCACCTCCACCGGCCAGGTCACCACGGCTGCCACCACAGCCGCCATGTACGACGACGCACGCACCTTCCTCGAGGACGCTCTCGAGGAGTTCGTGCTCACCCCGGGCGCCCCACCGCCCAACGGCGTCGCCTGGCAGATGCACCCGCGGCATGGCATCGCCAGCATGGACCTGTCCGGCAAGCACACCCGCGACCTGCGCCAGCGCCTCGAGGTCCTGCCCCAGTCCTACCTGCGCCAGCGCCGTGTGACCGAGACCTTCCGCCTCGCCACCACGCCCGCCGCCGGCACGAACGCCCTCATCCAGGCTCGGCAGGACGAGTCGACCTCCACCTGGCCCGAGGCGCACTACCTCGCACCTCTACACCCCGTTCTGGAGTGGGCAGCCGACCGGTCACTCGCGGCCCTGGGCCGGGACCAGGTGTTCGCCGTACGCGGCGATGTCGAGGACCCCACCGTGCTGCTGCAAGCCACCCTCACCAACGCCCGCGGCCAGGTGATTGCCACCTCCTACACGCACGTCGCCTTCCCCGCCGCACCGAGCACGGCCCAGGCCTACCCCCAACCGTTCCCCAGCGCACAGGCCGCCATCAACGACCTCGCTCTCGCCGACGTCAACACCGGGGCAGTTCCTGGCGCCGCACGTCTGCAACCGTTCATCGCCGCAGCCGTGGACGCCGCCACCCAAGCCACCGCACTCCAGATCGACGCCATCGCCGACGCAACCCGCGATCGCATCCAACGCTGGCGCGACCGGTCTGAACGATGGCTCGCCGACTCCCACGCCCTCGTCCAACGCAGCGAGTTGAAGTCGCGCACCCGACTTGTCGCCGAAGAAGAAGAGCTCGCCCAGCAGATGAACCCCGAACGCACCCTGGTGCGCCCGCTCCTCGTCGTCGTCCCGAACGGCGACATCGACCATCTGCTTCCGGCATCCCAGGGAGGCGAATGA